In Cytobacillus sp. IB215665, a genomic segment contains:
- a CDS encoding MFS transporter — MVSKTNKEFPIFLLLKNKTLMIILTGGVISNVGDAFFNLAVMWVIYEQSQSVLQTALIGVIWHISGALFSPIAGALTDIVDRKKLLVSIHISSGLVTLFCATYVLINGYLPLWLAFTSVFILNALSIFSSPIQSSLLPDLVSNKHLLSVAGILSTITGLSALLGNMLAGSVIAYVGSGWALSIDSITFFIVAFCISIAKIPKVQKAQSIQETANKISLFTSIVQGWEYIREFNMLKSIVLLLLLLNLASFIGPLYPALVNDQLNGGPSIFGIMQGVSLLGGIVGGIVIGGIGKKFRPGYITLLGWFIAGLCTAFIGISSTIVLTMFLLFLRTFCITISSVSLYTLRMSLVSSQYRGRVDGLLQTFATIAIPISTISAGWFGDFIGVQILFIISGVWIILVSFLGFLLPYFREAQIPDTESSISASN; from the coding sequence ATGGTCAGCAAAACCAACAAAGAATTTCCAATTTTTCTTCTGTTGAAAAATAAAACGTTGATGATTATTTTGACTGGTGGAGTAATATCAAATGTAGGTGACGCATTTTTTAATCTTGCTGTTATGTGGGTTATATATGAACAAAGTCAGTCTGTATTGCAGACCGCATTAATTGGCGTTATCTGGCACATTTCTGGAGCATTATTCTCCCCAATCGCTGGGGCTTTAACTGATATCGTTGATCGCAAAAAGTTATTAGTTTCCATTCATATTTCTTCGGGATTAGTTACTTTGTTTTGTGCAACTTATGTATTGATAAATGGTTATTTACCACTTTGGCTAGCATTCACATCAGTTTTTATTTTAAATGCTCTTTCTATATTTTCTTCCCCAATCCAATCTTCCCTGTTACCAGACTTAGTAAGCAATAAACACTTATTAAGTGTAGCAGGTATTTTATCTACAATAACAGGGTTGTCTGCACTTTTAGGAAACATGTTAGCTGGATCTGTTATTGCTTATGTAGGGAGCGGATGGGCTTTATCGATAGATTCTATCACATTTTTTATAGTTGCATTTTGTATTTCTATTGCAAAAATTCCTAAAGTACAAAAAGCACAAAGTATCCAAGAAACTGCTAATAAAATATCATTATTCACTAGTATTGTGCAGGGATGGGAATATATAAGAGAGTTTAATATGTTAAAATCTATTGTTTTACTTCTTTTATTACTTAATCTTGCATCTTTTATCGGCCCATTATATCCAGCTCTTGTTAATGATCAGCTAAATGGTGGGCCATCTATTTTTGGAATAATGCAAGGAGTTTCTTTATTAGGTGGAATAGTAGGTGGAATAGTAATAGGTGGAATTGGAAAAAAATTTAGACCTGGATACATTACTTTATTAGGCTGGTTTATTGCTGGATTATGTACAGCTTTCATTGGAATCTCAAGTACGATAGTTCTCACAATGTTTCTACTGTTCTTAAGAACTTTTTGTATTACAATAAGCTCTGTTAGTCTCTATACCCTACGAATGTCATTAGTTTCTTCACAATATAGAGGGAGAGTCGACGGGTTACTACAAACTTTTGCTACAATTGCTATACCTATTAGCACAATTTCTGCTGGTTGGTTTGGTGATTTTATTGGAGTACAAATTCTATTTATAATATCAGGTGTATGGATTATTTTAGTATCTTTCTTAGGATTCCTATTACCTTATTTCAGAGAAGCACAAATTCCAGATACAGAATCATCAATATCTGCATCTAACTAA
- the lanKC gene encoding class III lanthionine synthetase LanKC, protein MVFDKTYNLYQYLSFHDYHYESPQYYHPNDELLKTVRNLLPFNWSINRNSVWLHASTPESKEIPIQGWKIHISATHRNCVDILKKVVPILISNNITFKFLADRYIVNFTNSKTRDRGSSGKFITIYPSNEKEFREIIDKLYWNLKEFKGPYILSDMRYKDSNVVYYRYGAFKEMKKVNVLGQQEYKIMTPDGELIPDNRLPYYNLPYWVKDPFIDENIMNNTDSTLKDGRYRVERVIQFSNTGGVYEGIDLKSGNKVLIKEARPHTFIYADGSDAVARLKKEYDLLKEMECEGITPKAIDLVQEWEHLFLIEEFIDGTNLAPFVTRKTPFRLINPTSDNFHSYVKMVKDIWLQIVKGVNEFHKRDIIIGDLSSLNVMVCENGPISIKFIDLEGAWKIGTDLPSDIRTPGYSSKYDNDKGPLSDIYSIGAIMLSTLFPMNQLLELDQSKNEVFIDSLGKRLGLSESILLLIKKCMYENANKRPAIKEIQNSIESSITDKITIRIDGNAENIFEHQLNMNEQQINLKKIVSNIESSSDYNRRDRLFPSDPKVFITNPLNLAHGAVGVGYALTKINGETSSSLKSWILMQNITNESYSPGLYYGLSGIAWGLWELGLEERAIQVLTNGLQHPLLFTHAEIYSGASGVGLSCLYFYNKTLNQLWLDNAVKIGDWLNKSKKEDTNGNYYWPDYNGDIWTSYAKGSAGISLFLLYLSEITGDENYLVTGKRALEFEISHLEETDEGFLITRRGTINEGENRESVLSHYWADGSAGVATAVLRYWSITKQERYNKIAQKLLNDAKRSITVFPNLFKGLSGLGNVLIDAYEIFEDESYLYEANKVAKGINLFKIERPEGIAYPGEQLLRASTDFGTGSSGIALFLHRLLQANMGQRTTNFNFTLDQLISTRTKNILTK, encoded by the coding sequence ATGGTATTTGATAAAACCTATAACCTTTATCAATATCTTAGCTTCCATGACTATCACTATGAGTCGCCCCAATATTATCATCCAAATGATGAATTGTTAAAGACCGTACGTAACCTTTTACCTTTCAATTGGTCAATAAATAGAAATAGCGTATGGTTACATGCTAGTACACCCGAGTCAAAAGAAATACCAATTCAAGGGTGGAAAATCCATATATCTGCCACACACAGGAACTGTGTGGATATATTAAAAAAAGTAGTACCAATATTAATATCCAATAACATCACTTTTAAGTTTTTAGCTGATAGATATATCGTTAATTTTACCAATAGTAAGACTAGGGATAGGGGATCTAGTGGAAAGTTTATCACCATTTATCCCAGTAATGAAAAAGAGTTTAGAGAGATAATAGATAAGCTATACTGGAACTTAAAGGAATTCAAAGGTCCGTATATCTTATCTGATATGAGATATAAGGATTCAAATGTTGTATATTACCGATATGGTGCTTTTAAAGAAATGAAAAAGGTTAATGTCTTAGGACAACAAGAGTATAAAATAATGACTCCTGATGGAGAGTTAATTCCTGATAACCGATTGCCATACTATAACCTCCCTTATTGGGTAAAAGATCCTTTTATAGATGAAAATATTATGAATAATACAGATTCTACTCTTAAGGATGGAAGGTATAGAGTTGAAAGAGTTATTCAATTCTCCAATACTGGCGGTGTATATGAAGGCATTGACTTAAAATCAGGGAATAAAGTGCTAATAAAAGAAGCAAGGCCTCATACTTTTATATATGCAGATGGAAGTGATGCAGTCGCTAGGTTAAAAAAAGAATACGATTTATTAAAAGAAATGGAATGTGAGGGTATAACTCCTAAAGCAATTGATTTAGTACAAGAATGGGAGCACCTTTTCTTAATTGAAGAATTCATTGATGGAACAAACCTTGCCCCATTTGTTACAAGAAAGACTCCTTTCAGATTGATTAACCCAACTTCAGACAATTTCCATAGTTATGTAAAAATGGTGAAAGACATATGGTTGCAAATCGTAAAAGGAGTTAACGAATTTCATAAAAGAGACATAATTATTGGTGATCTTTCTAGTTTAAATGTAATGGTTTGCGAGAATGGTCCCATTTCTATTAAATTTATAGATCTTGAAGGTGCATGGAAAATAGGGACTGATTTGCCATCAGACATTAGGACTCCCGGATATTCGTCTAAATACGACAATGATAAAGGTCCGTTAAGTGATATATATTCAATAGGGGCTATTATGCTATCTACCTTATTTCCCATGAATCAACTTTTAGAGCTAGATCAATCTAAGAATGAAGTTTTTATAGATTCATTGGGAAAAAGATTAGGGTTATCAGAATCCATCTTGCTACTAATAAAAAAATGTATGTACGAGAACGCAAATAAAAGGCCAGCTATAAAAGAAATACAAAACTCTATTGAAAGTTCAATTACCGATAAAATAACTATTCGTATTGATGGGAATGCTGAAAATATATTTGAACATCAATTAAATATGAATGAACAACAAATAAATTTAAAAAAAATAGTAAGTAATATTGAATCTAGTTCTGACTACAATAGACGTGATAGACTATTTCCATCTGATCCCAAAGTCTTTATTACAAACCCACTTAACCTAGCACACGGTGCTGTTGGAGTTGGTTATGCTCTTACTAAAATTAATGGCGAAACCTCCAGCTCATTAAAATCATGGATACTCATGCAAAATATAACTAATGAAAGCTACTCTCCAGGTTTATATTATGGTTTATCAGGTATCGCATGGGGTCTTTGGGAGTTAGGCTTGGAAGAAAGAGCTATACAGGTTCTAACGAACGGTCTTCAACACCCTTTATTATTTACCCATGCGGAGATATACAGTGGAGCATCTGGTGTTGGTTTATCATGCCTTTACTTTTATAATAAAACATTAAATCAACTTTGGTTAGATAACGCTGTAAAGATTGGGGATTGGTTAAATAAATCCAAAAAAGAGGATACAAACGGAAACTATTATTGGCCCGATTATAATGGTGATATATGGACTAGTTATGCAAAAGGATCCGCTGGAATTTCACTTTTTCTACTGTATCTATCTGAAATAACAGGTGATGAAAATTATTTAGTAACAGGGAAAAGAGCGCTTGAATTTGAAATTTCACACTTAGAAGAGACGGATGAAGGTTTTTTAATTACTAGAAGAGGTACAATAAATGAAGGGGAAAATAGGGAAAGTGTTTTAAGTCATTACTGGGCTGATGGGAGTGCTGGTGTAGCAACAGCTGTACTTAGATATTGGTCTATAACAAAACAGGAAAGATATAATAAAATAGCACAAAAATTGTTAAATGATGCGAAAAGAAGCATTACAGTTTTCCCTAATTTATTTAAAGGACTTTCAGGCCTAGGTAATGTCTTAATAGATGCATACGAGATTTTTGAAGATGAAAGTTATCTTTATGAGGCAAATAAAGTCGCAAAAGGGATAAATCTTTTTAAAATTGAACGTCCTGAAGGTATTGCTTATCCAGGAGAACAACTATTAAGGGCTTCAACTGACTTCGGAACAGGTTCTTCAGGTATCGCACTATTTTTGCATCGTCTATTACAAGCGAATATGGGACAGCGAACAACCAATTTCAATTTCACCTTGGATCAATTAATAAGTACTCGTACAAAAAACATACTTACAAAGTAA
- a CDS encoding LytTR family DNA-binding domain-containing protein: MKIKLDISNERYDEIKSALEERGIEIDDSADLVLSETNSFLDVLTVREKGTKARIILSVEDIICIESFGHAVEVQTQEGLYQATDRLYRIVSLLDPTKFLRISNSVVIARNKVKRITPTLSSKFILTLTNGKSVDVTRSYYYIFKENFGI, from the coding sequence TTGAAAATTAAACTTGACATTAGTAATGAGCGTTATGATGAAATCAAATCTGCACTTGAAGAACGAGGAATTGAAATAGATGATTCTGCCGACTTGGTATTAAGTGAAACCAACAGCTTCCTTGATGTTCTGACTGTGAGAGAAAAAGGAACAAAAGCTCGGATCATTTTATCGGTAGAGGACATTATTTGTATCGAATCGTTCGGTCATGCAGTTGAGGTACAAACACAAGAAGGACTATATCAAGCTACCGACCGATTATACCGAATTGTCAGTTTGCTTGACCCAACAAAATTTTTGCGTATAAGTAACTCTGTTGTAATTGCAAGAAATAAGGTTAAACGAATTACACCTACTCTTTCGTCGAAGTTTATCCTTACATTGACTAATGGTAAAAGTGTTGATGTAACAAGAAGCTATTACTACATTTTTAAAGAAAATTTCGGAATATAA
- a CDS encoding type IV secretory system conjugative DNA transfer family protein, which translates to MAKPSEKKSLSWGRDDAFTHTLIVGPTRCGKTATILKPIIYQILDSKRKGRKVGLSVIEPKGDVAAMVKEICTWMEIDCVHIDPTIPNSDRLNVMQGDKDDVAEATVAVLKSLFGKQEAFFATVQELSTRKITLMLKELYGDNMDITDVLTNLRDPYVLEKNIHKLQEKQGNTELVKFFTHELLGSLKDKYQQLIIGLRAQMENITSNDHLKRVITGKSTFSIDEHFEIGGVLAVNTALGKLGKAGDAFGQFVAMHLQLGTFRRKGTEKTRVDHYMIIDEYSRYINPDVERWLSISAEYRVAGMFAIQSIAQLEVEAGQLSGKAMKQAILTSTRNKIIFGGLSSNDAKELAQELGQDRVVYKNKLYSGNPLKSLIPKGYSIKEEDKDRFPYTLLMDGLPRFHFVHKLLQDGHPQPPGIALGTFLPRDWKELIIKEDVHRISQEEQKKAKLVGQENSSSNDNKNKNRRKEVVFNLKPKNDPFLDDPFEEPVEDNNKQNEKTVLSPVAVETSTEPTEDSEVDNSSKDIEEKQKPKEPVALLKDQDDDFW; encoded by the coding sequence ATAGCAAAACCTTCAGAAAAGAAAAGTCTTAGTTGGGGAAGAGACGATGCGTTTACTCATACATTAATTGTTGGTCCAACAAGGTGTGGTAAAACAGCAACTATTCTTAAGCCAATTATCTATCAAATATTAGATTCAAAACGTAAAGGAAGAAAAGTAGGTCTCTCAGTCATTGAACCAAAAGGGGATGTGGCTGCAATGGTTAAAGAGATTTGCACTTGGATGGAAATTGATTGTGTTCACATAGACCCAACAATCCCTAATAGTGATCGCTTAAATGTCATGCAGGGTGATAAAGACGATGTAGCAGAGGCAACAGTGGCTGTCTTAAAATCACTATTCGGTAAACAGGAGGCCTTCTTCGCAACAGTGCAGGAGTTGTCTACTCGTAAAATCACATTGATGTTAAAGGAACTATACGGAGACAACATGGATATCACAGATGTGTTAACAAATCTACGAGATCCATATGTATTAGAGAAAAACATCCATAAACTACAAGAAAAACAAGGTAACACAGAGCTAGTCAAATTCTTCACTCATGAGCTGTTAGGAAGCCTTAAAGATAAATACCAACAATTAATTATTGGTTTACGTGCACAGATGGAGAATATTACTTCAAATGACCATTTAAAAAGAGTAATTACAGGTAAGAGCACTTTTAGCATTGATGAACATTTTGAAATTGGTGGTGTTCTTGCGGTAAACACTGCTCTTGGAAAGCTTGGAAAAGCGGGTGATGCATTCGGTCAATTTGTTGCGATGCACCTACAATTAGGTACATTTAGACGAAAAGGTACTGAAAAAACGAGGGTAGATCACTACATGATTATAGATGAATATAGTCGCTATATTAATCCAGATGTTGAACGGTGGTTATCTATATCAGCCGAGTATCGAGTTGCAGGGATGTTTGCGATTCAGTCAATTGCACAGCTGGAGGTAGAGGCTGGTCAATTAAGTGGGAAGGCTATGAAACAAGCAATCTTAACATCAACAAGAAACAAAATCATATTTGGTGGATTATCTTCCAATGATGCTAAAGAATTAGCGCAAGAACTTGGACAAGACAGGGTGGTTTACAAGAATAAATTATATTCAGGTAATCCGCTAAAAAGCCTAATCCCTAAAGGATATAGTATCAAAGAAGAAGACAAAGATCGCTTTCCATATACATTATTGATGGATGGGCTACCGAGATTTCATTTTGTCCATAAGCTTCTGCAAGATGGACATCCTCAACCACCAGGTATAGCATTAGGAACATTTTTACCTCGTGATTGGAAAGAACTAATTATTAAAGAGGATGTACATCGTATTTCACAAGAGGAACAGAAGAAAGCGAAGTTAGTAGGTCAAGAGAATAGTAGTAGTAATGATAATAAGAACAAAAATAGAAGGAAAGAGGTTGTCTTTAATCTAAAACCGAAAAATGATCCATTCTTAGATGATCCATTTGAGGAACCAGTTGAAGATAACAATAAGCAAAATGAAAAAACAGTTCTTTCTCCAGTTGCTGTTGAAACATCGACAGAACCAACTGAAGATAGTGAAGTTGATAATTCAAGTAAGGATATAGAAGAAAAGCAAAAACCAAAAGAACCAGTTGCTTTATTAAAAGATCAAGACGATGACTTTTGGTAA